The DNA window ACTTCGCGCACCAGTGCACTATACTAAGCACGAGCCGAAGTCTTTTGGGTGAGACATCCACCTCCCCGCGCAGAGGGAAGTGACACTTAAATCACTATCTCTTAAACGTGAGTCCAACACATCACATTCTTAACGTAGCACAGTACGAAAAGCTCACACATGACCGACGACAGTACCaggaaataacatagtttcatgtCCACAACACAACTCAGTACACATTCTCAATAACATGCATTCCTCCTCAAANNNNNNNNNNNNNNNNNNNNNNNNNNNNNNNNNNNNNNNNNNNNNNNNNNNNNNNNNNNNNNNNNNNNNNNNNNNNNNNNNNNNNNNNNNNNNNNNNNNNNNNNNNNNNNNNNNNNNNNNNNNNNNNNNNNNNNNNNNNNNNNNNNNNNNNNNNNNNNNNNNNNNNNNNNNNNNNNNNNNNNNNNNNNNNNNNNNNNNNNNNNNNNNNNNNNNNNNNNNNNNNNNNNNNNNNNNNNNNNNNNNNNNNNNNNNNNNNNNNNNNNNNNNNNNNNNNNNNNNNNNNNNNNNNNNNNNNNNNNNNNNNNNNNNNNNNNNNNNNNNNNNNNNNNNNNNNNNNNNNNNNNNNNNNNNNNNNNNNNNNNNNNNNNNNNNNNNNNNNNNNNNNNNNNNNNNNNNNNNNNNNNNNNNNNNNNNNNNNNNNNNNNNNNNNNNNNNNNNNNNNNNNNNNNNNNNNNNNNNNNNNNNNNNNNNNNNNNNNNNNNNNNNNNNNNNNNNNNNNNNNNNNNNNNNNNNNNNNNNNNNNNNNNNNNNNNNNNNNNNNNNNNNNNNNNNNNNNNNNNNNNNNNNNNNNNNNNNNNNNNNNNNNNNNNNNNNNNNNNNNNNNNNNNNNNNNNNNNNNNNNNNNNNNNNNNNNNNNNNNNNNNNNNNNNNNNNNNNNNNNNNNNNNNNNNNNNNNNNNNNNNNNNNNNNNNNNNNNNNNNNNNNNNNNNNNNNNNNNNNNNNNNNNNNNNNNNNNNNNNNNNNNNNNNNNNNNNNNNNNNNNNNNNNNNNNNNNNNNNNNNNNNNNNNNNNNNNNNNNNNNNNNNNNNNNNNNNNNNNNNNNNNNNNNNNNNNNNNNNNNNNNNNNNNNNNNNNNNNNNNNNNNNNNNNNNNNNNNNNNNNNNNNNNNNNNNNNNNNNNNNNNNNNNNNNNNNNNNNNNNNNNNNNNNNNNNNNNNNNNNNNNNNNNNNNNNNNNNNNNNNNNNNNNNNNNNNNNNNNNNNNNNNNNNNNNNNNNNNNNNNNNNNNNNNNNNNNNNNNNNNNNNNNNNNNNNNNNNNNNNNNNNNNNNNNNNNNNNNNNNNNNNNNNNNNNNNNNNNNNNNNNNNNNNNNNNNNNNNNNNNNNNNNNNNNNNNNNNNNNNNNNNNNNNNNNNNNNNNNNNNNNNNNNNNNNNNNNNNNNNNNNNNNNNNNNNNNNNNNNNNNNNNNNNNNNNNNNNNNNNNNNNNNNNNNNNNNNNNNNNNNNNNNNNNNNNNNNNNNNNNNNNNNNNNNNNNNNNNNNNNNNNNNNNNNNNNNNNNNNNNNNNNNNNNNNNNNNNNNNNNNNNNNNNNNNNNNNNNNNNNNNNNNNNNNNNNNNNNNNNNNNNNNNNNNNNNNNNNNNNNNNNNNNNNNNNNNNNNNNNNNNNNNNNNNNNNNNNNNNNNNNNNNNNNNNNNNNNNNNNNNNNNNNNNNNNNNNNNNNNNNNNNNNNNNNNNNNNNNNNNNNNNNNNNNNNNNNNNNNNNNNNNNNNNNNNNNNNNNNNNNNNNNNNNNNNNNNNNNNNNNNNNNNNNNNNNNNNNNNNNNNNNNNNNNNNNNNNNNNNNNNNNNNNNNNNNNNNNNNNNNNNNNNNNNNNNNNNNNNNNNNNNNNNNNNNNNNNNNNNNNNNNNNNNNNNNNNNNNNNNNNNNNNNNNNNNNNNNNNNNNNNNNNNNNNNNNNNNNNNNNNNNNNNNNNNNNNNNNNNNNNNNNNNNNNNNNNNNNNNNNNNNNNNNNNNNNNNNNNNNNNNNNNNNNNNNNNNNNNNNNNNNNNNNNNNNNNNNNNNNNNNNNNNNNNNNNNNNNNNNNNNNNNNNNNNNNNNNNNNNNNNNNNNNNNNNNNNNNNNNNNNNNNNNNNNNNNNNNNNNNNNNNNNNNNNNNNNNNNNNNNNNNNNNNNNNNNNNNNNNNNNNNNNNNNNNNNNNNNNNNNNNNNNNNNNNNNNNNNNNNNNNNNNNNNNNNNNNNNNNNNNNNNNNNNNNNNNNNNNNNNNNNNNNNNNNNNNNNNNNNNNNNNNNNNNNNNNNNNctcttaattaatttctacaccagttaaataaaagtaaaagacccttttgcccctaggcaaaaatataaaaattaagaaataacataaaaatcatgttctaacaaaattataaactcaagaacactaatctccaaacaaaaattcaaagtctcaaaattactttatttttttttaaaactcctaTTTTTCCCGGATCTTACAgatttaccgctcggtctttgtcttcaactttctagttgacgAGATGGATTTACCTCTaggttttttcttcaacgagagggatttacatATCGGTCTTTGTCTTCAACTTTCTGGTTgatgagagggatttacctctcaaCAGAGAGGGATTTACTGCTCGGTCTTTAACTTCAGATTCTTCCtgggggactgtctttgatttatagtcttGTAACCTATATAAAAGAACTCGTTGACGATGTTGATGGTGTTGATCTGAAGTAACGATATTGAGACAGAGTGTTAGTCTTGGTTCCTTGCGGTTTCAGCAGGATGtcgctcggccccacggtgggcgccattTATGTTTTAGTAACATTTTTCTAGGGTCGGTTGTCCTTCCTTCTCTGCTCTATTTTGATCGTTTTGATCCTTTTTGACAATGCAATCCTCCAATGGGTAGTGGACCTGCAAAagatactccgacgctcaagtcaaatATGTTGTACATTTATAGGATTGTGGCAGCCAagtccattgattaaccattagtgcagtATATCTTTTTggcaatcaaataaaataatatttgctAATATACCTGCTAATTGTCCATTAATACCATATTCTTGTGCAATATGACTTGTCAATCATTCATAAATAATGTATATTCGCAtttaatatgaccattaaacatattaattagtcattaatgatatttatctTTCCTGATTAGTGTTTGACTAACAACCGGTTAGTTGCCTGTTTTGTCCCGATTCTTCCTAGCCGGTCGGTCATCGGGGTATAGTACaactattatatagttttatactatatcactacaaaaaaaatgttaatttgcaGAAGTTATTTTGTGGGAGTTATAAAAACCCTCcgcatattaatattatttaaaacaattaaaaggaACTGATAAAGTGTTGATAATAGCGAGGGTTATGATGTTATTTTGAAGAGGTTTATATGctctaacaattaaaataccatttttataaattgtagtTTCCCTCTTAGACTCAAAATTTCTGAAATTTGTATTCCCTCTCACATTTCCCTCTTTCTAGAAACTTggttttttctctaaaattttcCAAACACTCACATTTCTATATTTTCCCTAAATAAGGGTTTCGTTCTCTGAGGGAGTCGCTGCCATTGTTATCATGGTGGCTCGATTCAAACTGCGAAGTGGTTTCTTACAGGTCTGTTCGCGATTTGGGAATTTATCTGTAATTAGGGTTCATCGTTTCAGTGGTGCTTTGGACGAATTGGGGCTGACGCTTTGGTTCGATGGTGTTCGCGATTTAGGGTGACTACtatttttgggatttttatgTTTGCAGGATTGGTGGGTCGTGGGTCTACGGAAGTTGAGTTCAGGAAGACGAAGGCACGAGGGTTTCACAGTGTTCTAACATGGAAGTCGCGAGATTGGCGTTCTCtggttttctctttctttttttttaggttCTCCTCTTCGTGAGGCAACTGATGAAGGACGAGAAGACGAACCGAGGTTTCTCGCGATTTTGAGTTTTGTTGCGGTTGGAGGTAGAGCGATTGCAACGATGTGGTTGATTATGAAGTTCTCGCACGCGGGTTCTGAGTGTGTGTTTGCAGGTCACGATACTGCAAGGGAGGCGTTGTTTGCGTGACGACGGAGACGAACTTGCGGTGGTTGATGGTGGCTGATGATAGGATTCTGCGATGCAAAAGATTACAAAGACTCGAAGTTCTCTGGTTCAGTTGATGCTTTCAGAAAAATGGTATAACCAACAAGCGTCTCGAGCTGTGAATCAAGTTGTTGGGCATGTAATTCGCCATCGCCATGACTATGGAGCAATTATACTCTCTGATGAAaggtttttatctttattttggtctaaatttcttaaaaagatgagttttattttattactagttcttattttctcttttatgtattactttttcaatgaaaaatatgaccaattttttttatcacatggATACTTTGCACTTCAGTGATTTATTTTAGTCCCGGCAAATTTCCATTGATATTTTTTTGGGTGGCCTGTGTGGCTGAACTAGTTTTgtttaaaaaccatttttttgaTGATTCGTAATGTAATATTCAATTTGCATTTCCTTTTAATGTTTATGTAATATTCTCATCATGTAGGTCATTGTCATTAAATATTGAATGTAGAAATATTCATCTGAATTCTTTTTAAGCTTTAGTTTCTACAAGATATCGATGTCATTAGCATTTAGCAAGTGGGATTTTTTAGATTCATGATTTCActtcataataattattgtcTAATTTCATTGATGTATCATGTAGTAAATGGTTTCTGCAGAAGATTGGCCATGAAGGGTGTAACTAAACCTCCTTGTGTGGAGTTTTGATTCCTGTTTTACTAATTAGCTCTAACTAACATTTTTTACTGCTTTTACTAACTTTTGCACTAACTTTTCTAAACTTGTTCGggctttgttttctattttgctGATACAGTTTACTAACTTATGCTTCTAACTAATCTTCTAGGTTTAACCATAGCTAATTGTAggttcaaattttatttctttttgcaaAGTTGAGTTCAATTACATGTTCTGTTTTCAAGCTCTCTGAGGTAAAAGATGTTCAAAATGGAGATcataattttgttcattttctgTTGAATGTTTTGTGATAATTTATACTTATTACTCTTGAGCAGTTGTCTGCAAGCCAATGCTCCTCAAAGGGTTGCCCTCCCACCTCCTACATATACTTCTTTTGCTGCAATGTTTCAGTCAAGTATCCACCCAACTGTCACAACTCCTTCTGCCTCATGTTTCACCTATGACAATGAGGTACTacttttatttgacatttttcttttacttttctgcATAAATGTTGTGAATGTGGACCAGATCTTCAGTCATTTCCCATCTGCAGAcatgttttatatgtttgtttgataaattctttttcctttttatatctAAACATATGGTTTATTTTCTCACCAAGTGTTGGCTTTTAAATAGAAACAACAAGTACGAGGATTGATGGACGAACCTTCCAAGTTGTGCTTAACTAAACTGCAAAATTGATGGACTGATGTAGAAGCGATTCAGATATTGAGTTTACGTGCTTGAAGAGTGGATGGAAAGTTGTTTCTTCAAAGAAGTATGAGcaactttaagaaaataaaagtctaGGAGAGAGTTAAGAGTCTAGCAAGCTTATGGTGCATAGGAGCTCGAGTCTTTTTGGGTACAAGACAATCATCTAGTGAAAGTAATATTTAGGAagattgtgatattttttaggataaaattatatgtactttattatgaattttgagtGTTTATTGATTAAGTTGTAAGGATGAGTTTTATTAACTGCTTTTatgttaaaatgataattttgacaatagaattatatgaatttgtgatgtttttgttacattaatatgttttaatattgttacaaataaatatttttgaccCAAAAATATAAACACTTCAAATGATGACATAAACAATGCTAGCAAAGTAAAGTAATAAatctcaaattaaataatacaaatgaagaagattataatataattgtcaatttgaataacatatattaatcccaaaaaaaagtgtaaaaaaattcAGGTATTAAATGTGattaaatagttgaaaataaaggaggttaaaaactCCCACAAAAAATAGCCActaatagaggaggtttttaccctctaCAGAAAAACCTCCGCAAATTGAATGTGATACCAGGGGTTGTGAAAAACTCCCGCAGATAGATTGTGGCGACTCAAACAGCGACCGTTTGAAAAACCCCCTCAAATTACTTTGCGGAGGAtgaaaacccccgcaaataataaaaaaaaacctccgctaaataacactttttttgtAGTGTATTTTGAGATGTTACATATAACTCATTGAAATTTAGTTTTACTATATATCTTATATACATTGAGCGGCCGTTTGAAAAACCCCCTCTGcataaaacccccgcaaatcgaaaaaaaaacCTTCACTAAATAACATGTTTTCACTCAACATTAACACAAACATCATGTACATAACATACTAACCAAGAATTGAATCTCGTTCTCTTTCAGTATCAAACAATCATATCAACCATTAAACTATCAAGattcaattaattatatcaTCTACCACTAACACACAAGTATTTCTCATCAATAACAGTATaattaaaacaaccaaaatattTTATGCACTAGGTAAGAGTTAATCACATGACCACTAGTCCAAAAATAGTGCTCTCATCAACATATCATCTATTATTccatagaatttttatttttatttttcttcttctttttttttgatCTTACAAGTtgcatagaaaaaaaatacatttaataacATGCCTTCATTCATGATATTCacgtttttataaaaattacttttttaaaattactttttttttaaattcttaaatttgatttatttctctcaaacacaattttcatttaatattgaaaacatattaaaaaacataaacaactcaaggaaaaaaaatctgattgaattaaaatggttactaaaatttaaaaataaaaatatattaaaatttaggaGAAAAATGAATTCGTATTTAGCATGactaaatacatatatttaattgtattataattctataattttataaaattaaaaaattatgaaagtcataagtttttaatattgtaattttattggtGACAACATTAGTTAATGTAGAAGGTACCCACAAGAAAAGAGTAATATCACCCAATTGAGAGCCAcatatttacattaattaaaaaataataatataaattcaattaaaaattataattttatttaataaacataaaaatttataagaaattaaattaaaaattttcaaacttaatgaattcattcttaattaaacatatatatatatatatatatatatatatatatatatataacaatttgcttaaacattttatatttttgtttttatcttcaattatattttaaaataaaaaataaaattaaatatataagtattctaattttatctttaactatattttaaaatataaaaaaaatacatataaactactaatataataaaaaaaaataaccgcaaatatatttacgatatacagctaatataaattttcttttaaccaCTACACACTACAAATTATACATTATCtttaggtttaaatcttttttgtcccaagttaagttctgatgttcagtttagttcccgcttttaaaaatgtcaacttttagtatgtatcaaatcagtcctcatgacatcactcaatgaacaataaatcaaaGGTTTCCATacttaggtatccaatattttgtgatttgttaacgggaggtgttatgaacaacaaatcacttaatgaaaaacttgtgatttgttaactgatttgatacatttttcatattatagggactaaaggttgacattttttaaaaacagggactaaagtgaacatcagaacttaacttagggacaaaaaagatttaaaccttaTCTTTAAtataaccatatatatatatatatatatatatatatatatatatatatataaagtaaatctaattcaaataaatttaaaacagagattatacaataaattacttaaaatcataaaaaaaattgatttatgggaattttaatcttttaaacatcttataagaaaaaatctgtactaaaaaaactttgaagttaaaattttaatcaaacgatttaaaatcaaactatagaattttaataaaaaaaataaaagatatataaagaaacaatcaatcttcctctattttcaatttttcaatcaacaataaataaatcaaatcctgataatatattacattattaaaagatataaaaaagataaacaataatttttctttatcttcaatCTCCcatcaacaaacaaatataatatattacattatccaataaaagataaaagatataaaaaaaatataaacaataacttttctttatcttcaatCTCCAATCAACAAGCAAATAAATCTCTCTATATAAAAACCGGTAGATACTGAGGAGAATAGTAAGAAGCtgaaaagaataaagataatataattttgcaGGCAGAAAGTATCGAGGACTTAACATAATCATGTCTGCACCATCATCACAAACAAGTAAGTTTTAGAAGTAGTGGTTTATGTTCATTATAGCGATTTTCAATAATCtcataattttcatatttttttatgctagATTCATCAGGATCATTTCGCTACAGCATGACAATGTTTGAGATGAATCAACGTTTATACAACATATTCATCATGGGCACTGGGCTCACTACTTTCATGCCTACAGCTATTTTCAAACTTATCACGAGtgttttttttcaatcttttccaCTTCAACTACGAGGTCCTCCTTTTGCTCTTATACCGAGCCAAACCTTGTTCCAAGAGGGTCCAGATTTCTTGCGGACATTGTTATCTCAATTGCCATCACCGTTATTGCCACCGTCATCGCTCAGACTCTTTGACACTGACATTATTGAAACACTAATAAACATGACTGCTGATGAAATTCGAAGAATCTTCCACATTGATGATCATGTTGTTACTTCTTCAGAATCTCAACTCCCAGAAATTCCTATGTGGATTGTAATCAGTGTTACTGATAGCAGCATGCATTTAACAACACAATATCCTTTAAGAACGGTTCCAGCAGTCGAAAAACCCATTGACACGTTGTTGAAGAAATCTACAATGTTACAGACTGGGCGTTGTTGTTGCATATGCTTGGATGAATTCGATCTCAATGCTGAGCGCTACACACTTCCATGTCAACACTTCTTTCATCAAAAATGTATTACGCGCTGGCTACAAACCAGTCAGACCTGCCCCATGTGTCGCCAATCTCTACAAACCCTAAAAGACtagaaacaaaaatttcatgattagggtttttttttgtttaatattctatttcaataatttataatagagaagattttattcaaattttataagttAGTGAGAAATAAATTAGTGTAGTGAAAACTTTctaatttaaagtttaacattCATGTAAAGGTGTTTTGACTATCAACAAATACTATGATGATGGATTATTTGTTTGGAAGTCTTTGTTAGCAAAACTACTCAATGTTCTTGGTTCTTTTATTGAATGTGTATATGCTCTAGTGTTCTTGGTTCTTTTTTAATCAAGGATCATTTACGGCTATTCATATAGCATAATAATATAGTTTGAGTGATTTATCTTTTCACTTATCTTAATTGGTTAAGAATTCAAACATAATGACTATTTGAATTAGTTAccaaattaagttttttaaaaataaagtttgttaaaaatattttatcatatatagtGATGGTTTTTTAAATGGATCTTAACTAAATTACTTTGATATATAGGTTAAAGTTCCTTATTTACCTTTTATGGCTGTTTCACTATGTACCTTATATGATATCAAGAATTTCAAGTGATATAAAGTATAAACTTAGATATTGAAGATTCAATCAATGACTTATATATAATTCACCATCATATACGTGATGGACAAAACCAGTCACCACTGTACTCTTATATGCTTTTCCATAAAGATCTCATTTAGCTGTAAATACCTCTtctgtttatttttcattcttttgaagTAGTGCT is part of the Vigna radiata var. radiata cultivar VC1973A unplaced genomic scaffold, Vradiata_ver6 scaffold_73, whole genome shotgun sequence genome and encodes:
- the LOC111240855 gene encoding E3 ubiquitin-protein ligase SDIR1-like, with the protein product MSAPSSQTNSSGSFRYSMTMFEMNQRLYNIFIMGTGLTTFMPTAIFKLITSVFFQSFPLQLRGPPFALIPSQTLFQEGPDFLRTLLSQLPSPLLPPSSLRLFDTDIIETLINMTADEIRRIFHIDDHVVTSSESQLPEIPMWIVISVTDSSMHLTTQYPLRTVPAVEKPIDTLLKKSTMLQTGRCCCICLDEFDLNAERYTLPCQHFFHQKCITRWLQTSQTCPMCRQSLQTLKD